The DNA region TGGCGACGAGGGTGGCACTGGTGACCGGCGCAGCTTCCGGCATCGGCCGGGCGATCGCGCGCCGCCTGTGCTCTGAGGGCGCCTGCGTGGCCGTCGCCGACCGGGACGCGGCGGGCGCGCAGGAGGTCGCCGGTGAACTCGGCGGTCCCGACAGGGCGTTCGCCGTCGCCGTCGACGTGACGTCCGAGGAGCAGATCACGGCGGCCTTCCGGGAGGCGGTGCTGGCCTTCGGCGGCGTCGATCTCGTCGTCAACAACGCCGGTGTGTCCCTCTCCAAGCCGCTGGCGGAGACCACGGCGGAGGACTGGGACGCCCAGCACGGAATCATGGCCCGCGGCTCCTTCCTCGTCTCCCGCGAGGCGGCACGGGTGATGGCCGCCCAGGGCATGGGCGGCGACATCGTCTACATCGCCTCCAAGAACGGCGTCTTCGCCGGGCCCAACAACATCGCCTACGGCGCCGCCAAGGCCGACCAGGCGCATCAGGTGCGGCTGCTCGCCGCCGAACTCGGCGAGCTGGGCATCCGCGTCAACGGCGTCAACCCCGACGGCGTGGTGCGCGGTTCGGGGATCTTCGCGGGCGACTGGGGCGCACGGCGTGCCGCCGTGCACGGGGTGCCGCAGGACAGGCTCGGCGAGTTCTACGCCCAGCGCACGCTGCTGAAGCGGGAGGTGCTGCCGGAGCATGTGGCGGGCGCCGTGTTCGCGCTGACCGGGGGCGATCTCAGCCGTACCACCGGGGTGCACATTCCCGTCGACGCCGGGGTCCCGGCGGCTTTCCTGCGCTGAGGGGGCGACTGCGCGCTCCCCGGCGGCAGTTCACCGGCCGCTGCGGCGCTTCACCGCCCCTCCTGCTGCGGAAGTCCACCGCGCCCTGCCCCGGTCTCGGATGCACATGGCGTGCTCGGCGGCGACCTGGGGGTGGCCGGAAGACTCCTTTATGACACCCTTCCGCTGCGGACGTACGAACCGTCCGGCTCGCCCGGCGGTCCGAGGACTCGTACCGGGCGGCGGGGTATGTCACTCGGTGGCCGCCCGTGAAGAAGGGACTAGGAGGAGACCGTGCGGGTCGCACTCTTCATCACCTGCATCAACGACGCGCTCTACCCCCGCACGGGCCGGGCCGTCGTGACACTCCTGGAACGGCTGGGCGTCGAGGTCGGCTTCCCCGCCGCCCAGAGCTGCTGCGGGCAGCCGCAGTTCAACACCGGCTACCACAGCGAGGCCGCACCTCTGGCCCGCCGCTACGCGGACGCCTTCCACGGCTACGACCACGTCGTCGTCCCCTCCGGTTCGTGCGCCGCGATGGTGCGGGACAACTATCCGCGCATCGACGAGGAGGCCACGAGGGAGGCCGTGGCGGGCACATACGAACTCACCGAGTTCCTCGTCGACGTGCTCGGCGTGACCGATGTGGGCGCGTACTACCCGCACACCGTCACCTACCACCCGACGTGCCACGGGCTGCGCATGCTCGGCCTCGGCGACCGTCCGCGCCGCCTGCTTCAGGCCGTGAAGGGGCTGCGGCTGGTCGAGTTGGAGGGAGCGGAGGAATGCTGCGGCTTCGGCGGCACCTTCGCCGTGAAGAACCCCGACGTCTCCGCCGCCATGGGCGCGGACAAGGCCCGCCACATCGAGGAGACGGACGCCGAGACCGTCTGCACCGTCGACAACTCCTGCCTCATGCACATCGGCGGCACCCTGTCGCGCCGCGGCTCCGCGACGCGGCCCGTACACATCGCCGAGATCCTGGCCGGCACCGAGGAGGCGCCACTGTGAGCGGTACGTATCTGGGCATGCCCTCGTTTCCGAAGGCCGCGGCCGCATCGACGCGCGACATGCGTCTGCGCGGCAATCTGCGGCACGCGACCGGCACCATCCGCGCCAAACGCGCCCAGGCCGTAAGCGAGTTGGGCGACTGGGACGGGCTGCGGTCGGCGGGCGCCGCGCTCAAGGACCGCACGCTGCGCCATCTCGACCGCTATCTGGTGCAGTTGGAGTCCGCGGTGACCGCGGCGGGCGGCCAGGTGCACTGGGCGCGGGACGCGGAGGAGGCCAACCGGATCGTCACGGACCTCGTAAGGGAGACGGGCGAGACGGACGTCGTCAAGGTCAAGTCCATGGCCACGCAGGAGATCGGGCTCAACGACGCGCTCGCGAAGGCCGGTATCTCCGCCTACGAGACCGACCTCGCCGAGCTGATCGTGCAGCTCGGCGACGACCTGCCGTCGCACATCCTCGTCCCCGCCATCCACCGCAACCGCGACCAGATCCGCGACATCTTCCGCGAGCGGATGGGCGATTGGGGGCGCGCGGCGCCCAGGGGGCTCAGCGACGACCCGTCGGAACTCGCGGAGGCCGCGCGGCTGCATCTGCGGGAGAAGTTCCTCGACGCCAAGGTCGGCATCTCCGGAGCGAACTTCATGGTGGCCGAGACCGGCACGCTCGTGGTCGTCGAGTCCGAGGGCAACGGGCGGATGTGCCTGACGCTTCCGGAGACCCTGATCTCGGTGGTCGGCATCGAGAAGACGGTGCCTACCTGGCAGGACCTGGAGGTCTTCCTCCAGACCCTGCCGCGCTCCTCCACGGCGGAGCGCATGAACCCCTACACCTCCACCTGGACGGGCACCACCGACGAGGACGGGCCGTCGGTCTTCCATCTCGTGCTGCTCGACAACGGGCGTACCGACGCGCTGGCCGACACGGTGGGGCGGCAGGCGCTGCGCTGCATCCGCTGCTCCGCGTGCCTGAACGTCTGCCCCGTCTACGAACGCGCCGGCGGGCACGCCTACGGCTCGGCCTATCCCGGCCCGATCGGTGCGATCCTCACCCCTCAACTACGGGGTGTGCAGAGCGAGTTGGACGCGTCGCTGCCGTATGCGTCGTCCCTGTGCGGAGCGTGCTACGAGGTGTGCCCCGTCGCCATCGACATCCCGGAGGTGCTGGTGCACCTGCGGGAACGCGTCTCCGAGGGCGGCACCGTCAGCGTCCGCGGGCGTAAGACCACCATCGAACCCGCGAAGGGTCACGCCGCCGAACGCGCCGTGATGAGGGCCGCCCGCTGGGCGTTCGACCATCCGCGCGCCCTGCGCACCGGCCAGCGGCTGGCCTCCCGTGCGCGGCGGCTGACCCCACGGCGGCTTCCGCTGCCCGGTCCCGGCAGGGCCTGGTCCGACAGCCGCGATCTGCCACGGCCGGCGCCGGAGTCCTTCCGCGACTGGTGGCGCCGCACGCGGGGCGAGGAGGCGCCCGCCGAGGGCCGCCTGGAAGGAGGCGACGGGTGAACGACCCGGTACGGAGGCAGGAGTCGGGCCGCGACGACGGCATGAACGACGGCCTGGCCAACGGCATCCACGACGGCCTGGACGCCCGTGAGGTCGTGCTGGCACGCATCCGGCACGCCCTCGCCGACGTGCCGCCCTCGGAGACCCCCGAGGACGCGGCCGTGCCCAGGGACTACTGGACCGCCCACGCCGAACGCACCGACGCACAGCGCCTCGACCTGCTCGCGGAGCACCTCGCCGACTACCGCGCCGTCGTCCACCGCTGCACGCCCGGACGGCTGCCCGCCACGATCGCGGAGTCGCTGGCCGCACGCGGCGCCCGCAGCGTCGTGGCACCGCCGGGCGTCCCGTCCGGCTGGCTGCCGCCGGAGGTCGAACGCGTCGCCGACGACCCGTCGATGACGCCGCGCGAACTCGACGCCCTCGACAGCGTCGTGACGGGCTGTGCCGTCGCGGTCGCGGAGACCGGCACGATCGTGCTGGACGGCGGCCAGGACCAGGGCAGGCGCCGGATCTCGCTCGTACCGGACCACCACATCTGCGTAGTGCGCGCCCCGGAACAGATCGTCGACTCCGTGCCGCAGGCACTGGCGAGGCTCGACCCGGCCCGCCCGCAGACATGGATCTCCGGGCCTTCGGCCACCAGCGACATCGAACTCGAC from Streptomyces marispadix includes:
- a CDS encoding (Fe-S)-binding protein, with product MRVALFITCINDALYPRTGRAVVTLLERLGVEVGFPAAQSCCGQPQFNTGYHSEAAPLARRYADAFHGYDHVVVPSGSCAAMVRDNYPRIDEEATREAVAGTYELTEFLVDVLGVTDVGAYYPHTVTYHPTCHGLRMLGLGDRPRRLLQAVKGLRLVELEGAEECCGFGGTFAVKNPDVSAAMGADKARHIEETDAETVCTVDNSCLMHIGGTLSRRGSATRPVHIAEILAGTEEAPL
- a CDS encoding lactate utilization protein B, whose amino-acid sequence is MSGTYLGMPSFPKAAAASTRDMRLRGNLRHATGTIRAKRAQAVSELGDWDGLRSAGAALKDRTLRHLDRYLVQLESAVTAAGGQVHWARDAEEANRIVTDLVRETGETDVVKVKSMATQEIGLNDALAKAGISAYETDLAELIVQLGDDLPSHILVPAIHRNRDQIRDIFRERMGDWGRAAPRGLSDDPSELAEAARLHLREKFLDAKVGISGANFMVAETGTLVVVESEGNGRMCLTLPETLISVVGIEKTVPTWQDLEVFLQTLPRSSTAERMNPYTSTWTGTTDEDGPSVFHLVLLDNGRTDALADTVGRQALRCIRCSACLNVCPVYERAGGHAYGSAYPGPIGAILTPQLRGVQSELDASLPYASSLCGACYEVCPVAIDIPEVLVHLRERVSEGGTVSVRGRKTTIEPAKGHAAERAVMRAARWAFDHPRALRTGQRLASRARRLTPRRLPLPGPGRAWSDSRDLPRPAPESFRDWWRRTRGEEAPAEGRLEGGDG
- a CDS encoding LutC/YkgG family protein yields the protein MDAREVVLARIRHALADVPPSETPEDAAVPRDYWTAHAERTDAQRLDLLAEHLADYRAVVHRCTPGRLPATIAESLAARGARSVVAPPGVPSGWLPPEVERVADDPSMTPRELDALDSVVTGCAVAVAETGTIVLDGGQDQGRRRISLVPDHHICVVRAPEQIVDSVPQALARLDPARPQTWISGPSATSDIELDRVEGVHGPRTLEVVITCAE